A genome region from Myripristis murdjan chromosome 16, fMyrMur1.1, whole genome shotgun sequence includes the following:
- the LOC115373822 gene encoding threonine--tRNA ligase, cytoplasmic-like isoform X4, translated as MRSASHTSKLNPESVLALLLQVSPALSERLRVFESLRKKRSNEKTVEVTGRPLSVRLADGRTVEGKAGITTPLLVAQSARVKGALLSKVNGELWELGRPLEADCELQLLGFDTLEGKQAAWRTGMCVLQGVLEGVFGAEVCREGVSEFGLYCDHMLENGVLSLSDVEGKCKEAAALKLPLFRLELNRKELQELFQSNKLRLQLIEEQMNGPTVTLYRCGDSLAVCNGPLLPHTGLLRVFKMLQVSPVTLANHPQSSGVMRLLAVAFPGEKDKDEWEREQEEARKRDHRRIGKDQELFFFNDVSPGSCFFLPKGAHIYNTLTDFIKSEYRRRGFTEVVTPTLYSTALWERSGHWEHYSENMFTVTGEGSQTYALKPMNCPAHCLMFEQRVRSWRELPLRWADFGALHRNELSGALGGLTRVRRFCQDDAHIFCTPEQLEEEIVACLDFVKTVYQVFGFSFHCLLSTRPTPCLGEPELWDTAEQQLERSLQQFGEHWELNPGDGAFYGPKIDIQIKDAIGRQHQCATIQLDFQLPIRFNLQYVGPDGQIHKPVMIHRAVLGSLERMIAILAENFGGKWPLWLSPAQVMVIPVGGDSESYAKQVVQQLREAAFMADLNEDQSATLNKKIRSAQLAQYNYIFVVGEKECESGTVSVRSRRGKQLGRRPIEEVLSSLTQLRDTRSNQDDF; from the exons ATGAGAAGTGCAAGCCACACATCTAAGCTAAACCCTGAGAGTGTGTTAGCCCTGCTG CTGCAGGTGTCCCCTGCTCTCTCTGAGCGACTGCGAGTCTTTGAGTCTCTCAGGAAGAAGCGATCCAATGAGAAGACAGTTGAAGTTACAGGAAGGCCTCTCAGTGTTCGATTAGCTGATGGCAGGACAGTAGAGGGAAAGGCTGGCATAACCACCCCCCTTCTTGTTGCTCAGAGTGCACG TGTGAAAGGAGCGCTGCTGAGCAAGGTGAATGGGGAGCTGTGGGAGCTTGGACGGCCCCTAGAGGCAGACTGTGAGCTACAGCTACTGGGGTTTGACACATTAGAGGGCAAACAG GCAGCATGGAGGactggcatgtgtgtgctgCAAGGGGTCCTGGAGGGGGTGTTTGGCGCCGAGGTGTGCAGAGAAGGAGTGTCAGAATTTGGGCTGTACTGTGACCATATGCTGGAGAATGG CGTCCTGTCTCTGAGTGATGTGGAGGGGAAATGTAAGGAGGCTGCAGCCCTCAAACTCCCCCTTTTCAGACTGGAGCTGAACAGAAAAGAACTCCAAGAACTCTTCCAG AGCAATAAGCTAAGACTGCAGCTTATTGAGGAGCAGATGAATGGCCCCACTGTCACACTATACAG GTGTGGGGACAGCTTAGCGGTCTGCAACGGCCCACTGCTCCCACACACCGGCCTCCTCAGGGTCTTCAagatgctgcag GTGTCCCCTGTCACACTGGCCAATCACCCACAGTCCTCAGGTGTGATGCGTCTATTAGCGGTGGCTTTTCCGGGAGAGAAGGACAAGGATGAGtgggagagggagcaggaggaggcacGGAAAAGAGACCATAGGCGCATTGGTAAG GACCAGGAGCTGTTCTTCTTCAATGACGTCAGTCCAGGCAGTTGCTTCTTCCTGCCTAAAGGAGCCCACATCTacaacacactcactgacttcaTAAAG AGTGAATACCGAAGGCGAGGCTTCACCGAGGTTGTGACCCCGACACTGTACAGCACTGCATTGTGGGAGCGCTCTGGCCACTGGGAGCACTACAGTGAGAACATGTTTACTGTGACAGGCGAGGGCTCTCAGACCTACGCTCTCAAACCCATGAACTGCCCTGCACACTG CCTGATGTTCGAGCAGCGTGTGCGGTCGTGGCGGGAGCTCCCTCTGCGGTGGGCCGACTTCGGGGCGCTGCATCGTAACGAGCTCTCCGGCGCTCTGGGAGGCCTCACTCGGGTGCGCCGATTCTGCCAGGATGATGCTCACATCTTCTGCACGCCGGAGCAG ctggaggaggagattgTGGCTTGCTTGGACTTTGTAAAGACTGTATATCAAGTCTTTGGGTTCTCCTTTCACTGCCTCCTCTCCACACGTCCCACACCGTGCCTTGGAGAGCCTGAACTATGGGACACAGCCGAACAG CAGTTGGAAAGGAGTCTGCAGCAGTTTGGAGAACATTGGGAGCTGAACCCAGGCGATGGAGCTTTCTACGGGCCAAAG ATTGACATTCAGATCAAAGATGCCATCGGCCGACAACATCAGTGTGCCACAATCCAGTTGGATTTCCAGCTGCCAATCAGATTCAATCTTCAGTATGTGGG gcCGGATGGGCAGATTCACAAGCCAGTGATGATCCACCGAGCCGTCCTGGGGTCACTGGAGAGAATGATCGCTATATTGGCTGAAAACTTTGGAGGGAAATG GCCTTTGTGGTTGTCCCCAgcccaggtcatggttatcccTGTGGGGGGCGACAGCGAGTCGTACGCCAAGCAG GTGGTTCAGCAGCTGCGAGAAGCTGCCTTCATGGCTGATTTGAACGAAGACCAGAGTGCGACCTTAAATAAGAAGATTCGCTCAGCCCAGCTGGCTCAGTACAACTACATATTTG tgGTGGGGGAGAAGGAGTGTGAAAGTGGGACAGTGAGTGTGAGGAGCAGACGAGGAAAGCAATTGGGGAGGAGGCCCATAGAGGAGGTGCTGTCATCTCTCACACAGCTACGGGACACGAGGAGCAACCAAGACGACTTCTAA
- the LOC115373822 gene encoding threonine--tRNA ligase, cytoplasmic-like isoform X3, with product MVVSLLLRLSVCRSSVRATLSSHRRFSKLQVSPALSERLRVFESLRKKRSNEKTVEVTGRPLSVRLADGRTVEGKAGITTPLLVAQSARVKGALLSKVNGELWELGRPLEADCELQLLGFDTLEGKQAAWRTGMCVLQGVLEGVFGAEVCREGVSEFGLYCDHMLENGVLSLSDVEGKCKEAAALKLPLFRLELNRKELQELFQSNKLRLQLIEEQMNGPTVTLYRCGDSLAVCNGPLLPHTGLLRVFKMLQVSPVTLANHPQSSGVMRLLAVAFPGEKDKDEWEREQEEARKRDHRRIGKDQELFFFNDVSPGSCFFLPKGAHIYNTLTDFIKSEYRRRGFTEVVTPTLYSTALWERSGHWEHYSENMFTVTGEGSQTYALKPMNCPAHCLMFEQRVRSWRELPLRWADFGALHRNELSGALGGLTRVRRFCQDDAHIFCTPEQLEEEIVACLDFVKTVYQVFGFSFHCLLSTRPTPCLGEPELWDTAEQQLERSLQQFGEHWELNPGDGAFYGPKIDIQIKDAIGRQHQCATIQLDFQLPIRFNLQYVGPDGQIHKPVMIHRAVLGSLERMIAILAENFGGKWPLWLSPAQVMVIPVGGDSESYAKQVVQQLREAAFMADLNEDQSATLNKKIRSAQLAQYNYIFVVGEKECESGTVSVRSRRGKQLGRRPIEEVLSSLTQLRDTRSNQDDF from the exons ATGGTGGTGTCGCTGCTGTTACGGCTGTCAGTCTGTCGCTCTTCGGTCCGTGCCACGCTCAGCTCTCACAGGCGCTTCAGCAAG CTGCAGGTGTCCCCTGCTCTCTCTGAGCGACTGCGAGTCTTTGAGTCTCTCAGGAAGAAGCGATCCAATGAGAAGACAGTTGAAGTTACAGGAAGGCCTCTCAGTGTTCGATTAGCTGATGGCAGGACAGTAGAGGGAAAGGCTGGCATAACCACCCCCCTTCTTGTTGCTCAGAGTGCACG TGTGAAAGGAGCGCTGCTGAGCAAGGTGAATGGGGAGCTGTGGGAGCTTGGACGGCCCCTAGAGGCAGACTGTGAGCTACAGCTACTGGGGTTTGACACATTAGAGGGCAAACAG GCAGCATGGAGGactggcatgtgtgtgctgCAAGGGGTCCTGGAGGGGGTGTTTGGCGCCGAGGTGTGCAGAGAAGGAGTGTCAGAATTTGGGCTGTACTGTGACCATATGCTGGAGAATGG CGTCCTGTCTCTGAGTGATGTGGAGGGGAAATGTAAGGAGGCTGCAGCCCTCAAACTCCCCCTTTTCAGACTGGAGCTGAACAGAAAAGAACTCCAAGAACTCTTCCAG AGCAATAAGCTAAGACTGCAGCTTATTGAGGAGCAGATGAATGGCCCCACTGTCACACTATACAG GTGTGGGGACAGCTTAGCGGTCTGCAACGGCCCACTGCTCCCACACACCGGCCTCCTCAGGGTCTTCAagatgctgcag GTGTCCCCTGTCACACTGGCCAATCACCCACAGTCCTCAGGTGTGATGCGTCTATTAGCGGTGGCTTTTCCGGGAGAGAAGGACAAGGATGAGtgggagagggagcaggaggaggcacGGAAAAGAGACCATAGGCGCATTGGTAAG GACCAGGAGCTGTTCTTCTTCAATGACGTCAGTCCAGGCAGTTGCTTCTTCCTGCCTAAAGGAGCCCACATCTacaacacactcactgacttcaTAAAG AGTGAATACCGAAGGCGAGGCTTCACCGAGGTTGTGACCCCGACACTGTACAGCACTGCATTGTGGGAGCGCTCTGGCCACTGGGAGCACTACAGTGAGAACATGTTTACTGTGACAGGCGAGGGCTCTCAGACCTACGCTCTCAAACCCATGAACTGCCCTGCACACTG CCTGATGTTCGAGCAGCGTGTGCGGTCGTGGCGGGAGCTCCCTCTGCGGTGGGCCGACTTCGGGGCGCTGCATCGTAACGAGCTCTCCGGCGCTCTGGGAGGCCTCACTCGGGTGCGCCGATTCTGCCAGGATGATGCTCACATCTTCTGCACGCCGGAGCAG ctggaggaggagattgTGGCTTGCTTGGACTTTGTAAAGACTGTATATCAAGTCTTTGGGTTCTCCTTTCACTGCCTCCTCTCCACACGTCCCACACCGTGCCTTGGAGAGCCTGAACTATGGGACACAGCCGAACAG CAGTTGGAAAGGAGTCTGCAGCAGTTTGGAGAACATTGGGAGCTGAACCCAGGCGATGGAGCTTTCTACGGGCCAAAG ATTGACATTCAGATCAAAGATGCCATCGGCCGACAACATCAGTGTGCCACAATCCAGTTGGATTTCCAGCTGCCAATCAGATTCAATCTTCAGTATGTGGG gcCGGATGGGCAGATTCACAAGCCAGTGATGATCCACCGAGCCGTCCTGGGGTCACTGGAGAGAATGATCGCTATATTGGCTGAAAACTTTGGAGGGAAATG GCCTTTGTGGTTGTCCCCAgcccaggtcatggttatcccTGTGGGGGGCGACAGCGAGTCGTACGCCAAGCAG GTGGTTCAGCAGCTGCGAGAAGCTGCCTTCATGGCTGATTTGAACGAAGACCAGAGTGCGACCTTAAATAAGAAGATTCGCTCAGCCCAGCTGGCTCAGTACAACTACATATTTG tgGTGGGGGAGAAGGAGTGTGAAAGTGGGACAGTGAGTGTGAGGAGCAGACGAGGAAAGCAATTGGGGAGGAGGCCCATAGAGGAGGTGCTGTCATCTCTCACACAGCTACGGGACACGAGGAGCAACCAAGACGACTTCTAA